A single region of the Vicia villosa cultivar HV-30 ecotype Madison, WI linkage group LG4, Vvil1.0, whole genome shotgun sequence genome encodes:
- the LOC131594327 gene encoding probable ADP-ribosylation factor GTPase-activating protein AGD14 isoform X1: MASRLSEDEKHERAIRALLRLEPNRRCINCNSLGPQYVCTDFWTFICTNCSGIHREFTHRVKSVSMAKFTLQEVTALQEGGNQRARNVYFKEWDAQHHSFPDSDNVNRLREFIKHVYVDRIFTGDSTSDKLPRVKNGGDKDGSYENRRVEAYQGGSKSPPYKDSHERRYSDRSSPGGRSPGYDQESRQVGDYKRSPGRPPIINDRRREDRRISDGDYKTESQSPVQARNPGSSSPPVGRPVQEILGENVVPLRISGPPKPNNGKAADASALTQRTASSGSLVSSNESEVNIKLETTKSLIDFDADPEPIAPTIPQAQQTSAPQPVLQPGNSSDDNWASFDIASEAKANQSTSNLNPPESVLSQLSYSASISSNAPGVQGPIPAGALSFGSLSSFPSNGASMPSSRLAGVLPHNNVGQWASSQHQQPMFSAVSSQPSHVPSVPTGQRYPNTPIPHAYHHASELANEAFNSTLSQPSAVEVKPSGRTELSEDLFTTKHSSFSAPVQGWQAGLPQSTGSSMQYNSNVAPIPSFLEPSRSTNPFDVSSKQYPDQDPSFLSISSLHSAMPSVSPSLPMHPPCQSNPLLAWSPPLPNAEGTMHSSSRGLQPDAWNPPLPSFQAAPPNVPSSGTLHPSSLGNPSHARNPTLSSPYASFLPSQAPIHASALGPGSNNGQQMPTNTPMPRQEAGNFGAERDIFGLSNPDQQPTDKPSTTPTSNPFPKGGNPFA, translated from the exons ATGGCGAGTCGGTTAAGCGAAGATGAGAAACACGAGCGCGCCATTCGAGCTCTTCTTAGGCTCGAACCGAATCGGAGATGCATTAACTGCAACAGTTTG GGACCACAATATGTGTGCACAGATTTCTGGACGTTTATTTGCACAAATTGTAGTGGAATACA CCGTGAATTTACACATCGTGTGAAGTCAGTTTCAATGGCTAAATTTACTTTGCAAGAAGTTACCGCACTTCAAGAAGGAGGAAATCAG CGTGCAAGAAATGTTTATTTTAAAGAATGGGATGCACAGCATCATTCTTTCCCTGACAGTGA TAATGTTAACAGGCTCCGAGAGTTTATTAAGCATGTTTATGTGGATAGGATATTCACCGGAGATAGTACCTCTGACAAACTACCAAGAGTGAAAAAC GGTGGTGACAAAGATGGATCATATGAAAACAGGAGAGTTGAGGCATATCAGGGAGGATCTAAAAGCCCTCCATATAAAGACTCACATGAACGTCGTTATAGTGACAGGTCTAGTCCAGGTGGAAGAAGTCCTGGATATGATCAAGAAAGTAGGCAAGTTGGTGATTATAAGAGAAGTCCCGGTCGTCCTCCAATTATCAATGATCGGCGTCGTGAAGATCGTAGAATATCCGATGGAGATTATAAGACGGAAAGTCAATCCCCTGTGCAAGCCAGAAATCCGGGCTCTTCTAGCCCACCCGTGGGCAGACCCGTTCAAGAAATTTTGGGAGAAAATGTAGTACCTCTTAGGATAAGTGGACCCCCCAAACCAAACAATGGAAAAGCTGCCGATGCCTCAGCACTGACACAG AGAACTGCATCCTCTGGTAGCTTGGTATCCAGTAATGAAAGCGAAGTAAATATTAAGCTTGAGACTACTAAGAGCCTTATTGATTTTGATGCTGATCCTGAACCTATTGCTCCCACAATTCCTCAAGCCCAACAAACCAGTGCGCCTCAACCTGTTTTGCAGCCAGGAAATTCCAGTGATGACAATTGGGCCTCTTTTGATATTGCTTCTGAGGCGAAAGCAAATCAAAGCACCTCAAATTTAAATCCACCTGAATCCGTACTGTCCCAATTGTCTTATTCGGCATCTATATCTTCTAATGCTCCGGGAGTCCAAG GACCAATTCCAGCAGGGGCTCTTAGTTTTGGCAGTTTATCATCTTTCCCATCCAATGGTGCTTCAATGCCATCTTCCAGACTGGCAGGTGTATTACCTCATAATAATGTAGGACAGTGGGCTAGTTCGCAGCATCAGCAACCAATGTTCTCTGCTGTAAGTAGTCAG CCATCGCATGTACCTTCTGTACCCACAGGGCAGAGGTATCCAAATACACCAATTCCACATGCATACCATCATGCTTCGGAGCTGGCCAATGAGGCTTTTAATAGTACTCTTTCTCAACCTTCTGCTGTAGAAGTAAAACCAAGTGGAAGAACTGAACTTTCTGAA GATCTGTTCACTACAAAACACTCTTCCTTCTCTGCACCAGTTCAAGGTTGGCAGGCGGGTCTTCCCCAGAGCACGGGCAGCTCAATGCAATATAATAGCAATGTGGCG CCAATACCAAGTTTTTTGGAGCCATCAAGGTCAACAAACCCATTTGATGTCAGCAGCAAACAGTACCCAGATCAAGATCCAAGT TTTCTTTCCATTTCATCCTTGCATAGTGCGATGCCTAGTGTATCGCCATCACTCCCGATGCACCCTCCATGCCAGAGCAATCCATTGCTTGCATGGAGTCCACCTCTTCCTAATGCAGAAGGCACTATGCACTCTTCAAGCCGAGGTCTTCAACCAGATGCATGGAATCCACCCTTGCCATCCTTTCAAGCTGCCCCACCTAATGTACCATCTTCAGGCACTTTGCACCCTTCAAGCCTGGGCAATCCATCCCATGCCAGGAATCCAACCCTATCGTCACCATATGCATCATTCCTACCTTCCCAAGCACCAATTCATGCATCAGCATTGGGACCAG GGTCTAACAATGGGCAGCAAATGCCAACTAACACACCAATGCCAAG GCAAGAAGCTGGGAATTTTGGAGCTGAGCGAGACATTTTCGGCTTGTCAAATCCAGATCAGCAGCCTACTGATAAGCCGTCAACCACTCCCACCTCTAACCCCTTCCCTAAAGGAGGCAACCCATTCGCATAA
- the LOC131594326 gene encoding uncharacterized protein LOC131594326 — translation MNPKILIVFVLFLNLTSKSFQNPNPNPKIPKSTPSPAHIELASYGFPVGLLPDTTVLSHVINQTTGDFSVKLGGACKITLPPDNYVATYSDTITGKIVKGKIAELDGIRVRAFFKWWSITGIRSSGDDIVFEVGVVTAKYPSKNFDDSPACEGRHSSS, via the coding sequence atGAATCCCAAAATTCTCATCGTGTTCGTTCTTTTTCTCAATCTCACTTCAAAATCGTtccaaaaccctaaccctaatcccaaaatccccaaatcaACACCATCACCGGCACACATTGAGCTCGCCAGTTATGGTTTCCCCGTCGGTCTTCTTCCCGACACCACCGTCTTATCCCATGTCATCAACCAAACTACCGGCGACTTCTCCGTCAAGCTAGGCGGCGCGTGTAAAATCACGCTACCTCCTGATAACTACGTTGCTACCTATTCCGACACCATCACCGGGAAAATTGTGAAAGGTAAGATCGCTGAGCTCGACGGAATTAGGGTTCGTGCTTTCTTTAAGTGGTGGTCTATCACCGGAATTCGGTCTTCCGGTGATGATATTGTGTTTGAAGTTGGTGTGGTTACCGCGAAGTATCCTTCGAAGAATTTTGATGATAGCCCTGCTTGTGAGGGTCGGCACTCTTCTTCGTGA
- the LOC131598718 gene encoding protein SODIUM POTASSIUM ROOT DEFECTIVE 2, with product MGKLRRMLGNFCLSSCSNTCFCMNISELEDELETKSLISSSESDHKLRLKDVVAGKQTLAFQLKPQIVILRVSMHCHGCARKVEKHISKLEGVSSYKVDLESKMVVVMGDVLPYEVLESVSKVKNAEIWNSHSNDE from the exons ATGGGGAAGCTAAGGAGGATGTTGGGAAACTTTTgtctttcttcttgttctaacacttgtttTTGTATGAAcatttctgaactagaagatgaacTTGAGACAAAGTCTTTGATTAGTAGTAGTGAAAGTGATCATAAACTAAGATTGAAAGATGTTGTAGCTGGAAAACAAACTTTGGCTTTTCAATTGAAACCACAG ATAGTTATATTGAGGGTGTCAATGCATTGTCATGGATGTGCAAGAAAAGTTGAGAAACATATCTCAAAATTAGAag GAGTGAGTTCATACAAAGTGGATCTAGAAAGTAAAATGGTGGTTGTTATGGGGGATGTTCTTCCATATGAAGTGTTGGAAAGTGTATCTAAGGTGAAAAATGCAGAGATTTGGAATTCTCATTCTAATGATGAATAA
- the LOC131594327 gene encoding probable ADP-ribosylation factor GTPase-activating protein AGD14 isoform X2 — protein sequence MASRLSEDEKHERAIRALLRLEPNRRCINCNSLGPQYVCTDFWTFICTNCSGIHREFTHRVKSVSMAKFTLQEVTALQEGGNQRARNVYFKEWDAQHHSFPDSDNVNRLREFIKHVYVDRIFTGDSTSDKLPRVKNGGDKDGSYENRRVEAYQGGSKSPPYKDSHERRYSDRSSPGGRSPGYDQESRQVGDYKRSPGRPPIINDRRREDRRISDGDYKTESQSPVQARNPGSSSPPVGRPVQEILGENVVPLRISGPPKPNNGKAADASALTQRTASSGSLVSSNESEVNIKLETTKSLIDFDADPEPIAPTIPQAQQTSAPQPVLQPGNSSDDNWASFDIASEAKANQSTSNLNPPESVLSQLSYSASISSNAPGVQGPIPAGALSFGSLSSFPSNGASMPSSRLAGVLPHNNVGQWASSQHQQPMFSAPSHVPSVPTGQRYPNTPIPHAYHHASELANEAFNSTLSQPSAVEVKPSGRTELSEDLFTTKHSSFSAPVQGWQAGLPQSTGSSMQYNSNVAPIPSFLEPSRSTNPFDVSSKQYPDQDPSFLSISSLHSAMPSVSPSLPMHPPCQSNPLLAWSPPLPNAEGTMHSSSRGLQPDAWNPPLPSFQAAPPNVPSSGTLHPSSLGNPSHARNPTLSSPYASFLPSQAPIHASALGPGSNNGQQMPTNTPMPRQEAGNFGAERDIFGLSNPDQQPTDKPSTTPTSNPFPKGGNPFA from the exons ATGGCGAGTCGGTTAAGCGAAGATGAGAAACACGAGCGCGCCATTCGAGCTCTTCTTAGGCTCGAACCGAATCGGAGATGCATTAACTGCAACAGTTTG GGACCACAATATGTGTGCACAGATTTCTGGACGTTTATTTGCACAAATTGTAGTGGAATACA CCGTGAATTTACACATCGTGTGAAGTCAGTTTCAATGGCTAAATTTACTTTGCAAGAAGTTACCGCACTTCAAGAAGGAGGAAATCAG CGTGCAAGAAATGTTTATTTTAAAGAATGGGATGCACAGCATCATTCTTTCCCTGACAGTGA TAATGTTAACAGGCTCCGAGAGTTTATTAAGCATGTTTATGTGGATAGGATATTCACCGGAGATAGTACCTCTGACAAACTACCAAGAGTGAAAAAC GGTGGTGACAAAGATGGATCATATGAAAACAGGAGAGTTGAGGCATATCAGGGAGGATCTAAAAGCCCTCCATATAAAGACTCACATGAACGTCGTTATAGTGACAGGTCTAGTCCAGGTGGAAGAAGTCCTGGATATGATCAAGAAAGTAGGCAAGTTGGTGATTATAAGAGAAGTCCCGGTCGTCCTCCAATTATCAATGATCGGCGTCGTGAAGATCGTAGAATATCCGATGGAGATTATAAGACGGAAAGTCAATCCCCTGTGCAAGCCAGAAATCCGGGCTCTTCTAGCCCACCCGTGGGCAGACCCGTTCAAGAAATTTTGGGAGAAAATGTAGTACCTCTTAGGATAAGTGGACCCCCCAAACCAAACAATGGAAAAGCTGCCGATGCCTCAGCACTGACACAG AGAACTGCATCCTCTGGTAGCTTGGTATCCAGTAATGAAAGCGAAGTAAATATTAAGCTTGAGACTACTAAGAGCCTTATTGATTTTGATGCTGATCCTGAACCTATTGCTCCCACAATTCCTCAAGCCCAACAAACCAGTGCGCCTCAACCTGTTTTGCAGCCAGGAAATTCCAGTGATGACAATTGGGCCTCTTTTGATATTGCTTCTGAGGCGAAAGCAAATCAAAGCACCTCAAATTTAAATCCACCTGAATCCGTACTGTCCCAATTGTCTTATTCGGCATCTATATCTTCTAATGCTCCGGGAGTCCAAG GACCAATTCCAGCAGGGGCTCTTAGTTTTGGCAGTTTATCATCTTTCCCATCCAATGGTGCTTCAATGCCATCTTCCAGACTGGCAGGTGTATTACCTCATAATAATGTAGGACAGTGGGCTAGTTCGCAGCATCAGCAACCAATGTTCTCTGCT CCATCGCATGTACCTTCTGTACCCACAGGGCAGAGGTATCCAAATACACCAATTCCACATGCATACCATCATGCTTCGGAGCTGGCCAATGAGGCTTTTAATAGTACTCTTTCTCAACCTTCTGCTGTAGAAGTAAAACCAAGTGGAAGAACTGAACTTTCTGAA GATCTGTTCACTACAAAACACTCTTCCTTCTCTGCACCAGTTCAAGGTTGGCAGGCGGGTCTTCCCCAGAGCACGGGCAGCTCAATGCAATATAATAGCAATGTGGCG CCAATACCAAGTTTTTTGGAGCCATCAAGGTCAACAAACCCATTTGATGTCAGCAGCAAACAGTACCCAGATCAAGATCCAAGT TTTCTTTCCATTTCATCCTTGCATAGTGCGATGCCTAGTGTATCGCCATCACTCCCGATGCACCCTCCATGCCAGAGCAATCCATTGCTTGCATGGAGTCCACCTCTTCCTAATGCAGAAGGCACTATGCACTCTTCAAGCCGAGGTCTTCAACCAGATGCATGGAATCCACCCTTGCCATCCTTTCAAGCTGCCCCACCTAATGTACCATCTTCAGGCACTTTGCACCCTTCAAGCCTGGGCAATCCATCCCATGCCAGGAATCCAACCCTATCGTCACCATATGCATCATTCCTACCTTCCCAAGCACCAATTCATGCATCAGCATTGGGACCAG GGTCTAACAATGGGCAGCAAATGCCAACTAACACACCAATGCCAAG GCAAGAAGCTGGGAATTTTGGAGCTGAGCGAGACATTTTCGGCTTGTCAAATCCAGATCAGCAGCCTACTGATAAGCCGTCAACCACTCCCACCTCTAACCCCTTCCCTAAAGGAGGCAACCCATTCGCATAA